A single genomic interval of Siphonobacter curvatus harbors:
- a CDS encoding cob(I)yrinic acid a,c-diamide adenosyltransferase yields MKIYTKKGDKGTTGLFGGSRVAKDNVRVECIGTLDEVNSTIGLLRVKLGTEHEWQTNLHKIQKDLMDMMSHLARPSDAKKINTNPLPEDGAEFCETWIDDLEAAMTSPSDYFLLPGGNEISALCHMIRTQMRRGERRLVSLIKTDTVHEAIPAYINRLSDLFFTLARAEMDKAGVAEEKWQLFLYKRFKKPE; encoded by the coding sequence ATGAAAATTTACACCAAAAAAGGCGACAAAGGAACGACGGGTTTGTTCGGCGGTAGTCGCGTCGCCAAAGATAACGTCCGCGTGGAGTGCATCGGTACGCTGGATGAGGTTAACTCAACGATTGGACTGTTACGCGTGAAGCTCGGGACTGAGCACGAATGGCAGACCAATCTGCACAAAATTCAGAAGGATCTGATGGACATGATGTCGCACCTGGCCCGTCCTTCCGACGCGAAAAAAATCAACACGAACCCGCTTCCCGAAGACGGAGCCGAGTTTTGCGAAACCTGGATTGATGACCTGGAAGCGGCCATGACCTCCCCTTCCGACTACTTCCTCTTGCCCGGTGGAAACGAGATTTCAGCCCTCTGTCACATGATTCGTACGCAGATGCGGCGGGGTGAGCGGCGACTGGTTTCACTCATCAAAACCGATACCGTCCACGAGGCCATTCCGGCCTACATCAACCGCCTGTCCGATCTGTTTTTTACACTAGCCCGGGCTGAAATGGATAAAGCCGGAGTCGCCGAAGAAAAATGGCAACTCTTTCTGTACAAACGCTTTAAGAAACCCGAATGA
- a CDS encoding RICIN domain-containing protein, translated as MKTQVSLKGLALAILALVTSCQKENLTQPKPESNVVVSSKGARVPASETLQTAANGRFFIVNRRSGKMLDVEGLQTASGSNIVQYGGTGASNQEWTLTQLSGGFYSIVGVQSQRALEVVQSSTTDGGDISIANYTGANQQQWQFLALGDGYYRIINRNSGKDLDVFNQSIDDLAEIKQWGYWGGENQQWALIKAQEAGQLGWVLTTSNVPDDVRARITSAMNDACARYNRFANWPARTLTVEYNTGVQTADGNTNGNIRFGGNPSYQNTRTAMHEIGHTWGVGISGGWYSNTSTGPFTGANAVATIKTFDGPNAVINTGGSHFWPYGLNYDNEWSEINAYRHVKLVYAMRTDGM; from the coding sequence ATGAAAACGCAAGTAAGTTTAAAAGGACTCGCTCTGGCGATCCTGGCTTTGGTAACCAGTTGCCAAAAAGAAAACTTAACCCAACCCAAACCTGAATCTAACGTTGTAGTCAGCTCTAAAGGGGCTCGCGTTCCTGCCTCAGAAACTCTGCAAACCGCTGCGAATGGCCGGTTCTTTATTGTGAATCGACGCAGCGGAAAAATGCTGGATGTGGAAGGTTTACAGACGGCTTCAGGTTCTAATATTGTCCAGTACGGTGGAACCGGAGCCAGTAATCAGGAATGGACGCTGACCCAGCTTTCGGGTGGATTTTATTCCATTGTAGGGGTGCAAAGTCAACGTGCGTTGGAAGTGGTACAAAGTTCAACGACCGATGGTGGAGACATTAGCATCGCCAACTACACCGGAGCCAACCAGCAACAATGGCAATTTTTGGCCTTAGGGGATGGTTATTATCGCATTATTAATCGGAACAGTGGCAAAGATCTGGATGTATTCAACCAGTCGATCGACGATCTGGCCGAGATCAAACAATGGGGGTATTGGGGTGGAGAAAACCAGCAGTGGGCCTTGATTAAAGCCCAGGAAGCAGGGCAGTTAGGCTGGGTTTTAACGACGTCTAACGTACCCGATGATGTACGGGCCCGGATTACCAGTGCCATGAATGACGCCTGTGCCCGCTATAACCGTTTTGCCAATTGGCCCGCCAGAACCCTGACCGTTGAGTATAACACTGGTGTACAGACCGCCGACGGTAATACCAACGGAAACATTCGCTTCGGGGGTAATCCTAGTTATCAAAACACGCGTACGGCCATGCACGAAATCGGACATACCTGGGGTGTAGGCATCTCGGGGGGCTGGTATTCCAACACGTCTACGGGACCCTTCACGGGAGCAAATGCCGTCGCCACTATTAAGACCTTCGATGGTCCGAATGCGGTCATCAATACCGGCGGAAGTCACTTCTGGCCGTATGGACTGAATTACGATAATGAATGGTCGGAGATTAACGCTTATCGTCACGTAAAACTGGTATATGCAATGCGGACCGATGGGATGTGA
- a CDS encoding TlpA disulfide reductase family protein: MLRSLLFTLLAIPPFLLNAQSTFRLNGKVDALKNGDTVFLIYDKGNQQSVDSSRVQDGRFTFEGTIDYPVFSGLYLHKNPYQSKLAAGEKMDYLRFYLEPVTMQLQAKDSLKHIRIQGSPSNTLHQELQSQLKANDETFQRFVRQTQALPPEKLKDKTIYDSLLNREQELLRESYEIHLAFADKHPDAYLSLISLSHVAAQPGMTERAGKVYQKIPETLRRTPLGRDIPMQLAAPTRTQVGSTAPDFEQPTPEGKAVKVSDFKNQYVLIDFWASWCGPCRQENPQIVKAYQTYKAKGFAILGVSLDFPGQKKAWLKAIEKDQLTWTQVSDLKGWENAAAKQYGIRSIPANFLIDPSGKIIARDLRGEDLQRELGQIFANK, encoded by the coding sequence ATGCTACGATCGCTTCTATTCACGTTACTAGCCATACCTCCCTTCTTACTGAACGCACAGTCTACGTTCCGCCTAAATGGCAAAGTAGACGCGTTGAAAAATGGCGATACAGTCTTTTTAATTTACGATAAGGGGAATCAGCAAAGCGTAGATTCCAGTCGGGTACAGGACGGGCGGTTTACCTTCGAAGGAACGATTGATTACCCCGTTTTTTCAGGACTGTATCTGCACAAGAATCCCTATCAAAGTAAGTTGGCAGCGGGGGAAAAAATGGATTACCTGCGGTTTTATTTGGAACCGGTTACCATGCAATTGCAAGCAAAGGATTCCCTGAAACATATCCGTATTCAGGGTTCGCCGAGTAATACCTTACACCAGGAGCTGCAAAGTCAGTTGAAAGCCAACGATGAAACCTTTCAGCGTTTTGTTCGGCAAACTCAGGCCCTGCCGCCAGAGAAGCTGAAAGATAAAACCATCTACGACAGCCTGCTGAATCGGGAGCAGGAGCTATTGCGGGAATCCTATGAAATTCATCTGGCCTTTGCCGACAAACATCCCGACGCTTACCTCAGCCTGATTAGCTTATCCCACGTGGCCGCTCAACCGGGCATGACGGAACGGGCGGGTAAAGTCTATCAGAAAATACCGGAAACGCTCAGGCGAACGCCGCTGGGTAGGGATATTCCCATGCAATTGGCAGCCCCCACACGCACCCAGGTGGGTAGTACGGCCCCCGATTTTGAGCAGCCTACACCCGAAGGCAAGGCCGTCAAGGTATCGGATTTTAAAAATCAATACGTGTTAATCGATTTTTGGGCCAGTTGGTGTGGTCCCTGTCGGCAGGAAAATCCGCAAATTGTCAAGGCTTATCAGACCTACAAAGCCAAAGGCTTTGCGATCCTGGGCGTATCCCTCGATTTTCCGGGTCAGAAAAAAGCCTGGCTAAAAGCCATTGAGAAAGATCAGCTTACCTGGACCCAGGTTTCGGATTTAAAGGGCTGGGAAAACGCAGCGGCCAAGCAGTACGGGATCAGGTCCATTCCCGCTAATTTTCTGATTGATCCTTCGGGTAAAATCATTGCCCGGGATCTACGGGGAGAGGATCTGCAACGGGAATTGGGTCAAATTTTTGCGAATAAATGA
- a CDS encoding response regulator: MKKKSYLLLWILAFFLPNVYAQPKAVKGILDLRHTPLEQSQVALNGEWKWTWAQLRKPGQAASRTEYTPFPSLFNQSHWQGKPLTGQGYATYELTVLLPAGHPPLALFMGDCYSSFRLFVNDEELMNSGQPGTSRATTVPFWTSQCQLLPRQTSDTLRLLLQVANFHHSKGGTYQEIQMGDAQKLLPEYRQVKAIDWLLTGFLLMGGLLFLGLFRFGQHDRAILYFALFAFCYSYRIVGTDLYEIHDLFPNGSWSFMLHLEYLSLFLGIAFFTQYTQALYPLDTHRVIIRGMTGICLLFVLITLLSSPLIFTQLINPFLVLMFLYIAYAFYVYSQAARHRRLGAYYALMSTGVLMIVFTVINLRYFGLTTPEKQLLFVGYLCFFLLQSLILSFRFAFTLKQARLQAEEGLRVKSDFLSTMSHEIRTPLNSIIGMTHLLLGERPRTDQQQHLDVMLFSANNLLNIINDILDFNKIEAGKIVFEAIPFDPVQMARNIVASYRPYAAEKQLELKVEADAALQTLVVGDPTRTSQVLTNLVHNALKFTESGWVGLGIRVLEQSDTEIWLEFSIEDTGIGIDTEKQQLIFERFTQADSSMTRSFGGTGLGLAICKHLLELQGVPLQLSSTPGHGSRFYFRQRFAKADKPLETSPVAVVDEHPLRGLKILLVDDQPMNILAARGILKRWGAEVVTATQGEEALQKVKTEQPMLILMDLQMPIMDGYEASRQLRQGGYTLPIIALTANLIPEISEKVKASGLNDIVLKPFKPEELLRVILDHTASVVR, encoded by the coding sequence ATGAAAAAAAAAAGTTACTTGCTGCTATGGATACTGGCCTTTTTCTTGCCTAATGTCTATGCTCAGCCGAAAGCCGTCAAAGGTATACTCGACCTTCGGCATACCCCCCTTGAACAGTCGCAAGTTGCCCTGAACGGTGAATGGAAGTGGACTTGGGCACAACTGCGGAAGCCCGGGCAAGCCGCTTCCCGTACCGAATACACGCCTTTCCCCAGTTTATTCAATCAATCTCACTGGCAGGGCAAACCTTTAACCGGCCAGGGTTACGCTACCTATGAATTGACTGTACTATTGCCTGCCGGGCATCCTCCGTTGGCCTTGTTCATGGGCGATTGTTACAGTTCATTCCGATTGTTCGTCAATGACGAGGAACTTATGAATAGCGGGCAGCCGGGCACGAGCCGGGCGACCACCGTACCGTTCTGGACTTCTCAGTGTCAGCTGCTACCCCGTCAAACCAGCGATACGCTACGACTTTTACTACAAGTAGCGAACTTTCATCATTCCAAGGGCGGAACCTATCAGGAAATTCAAATGGGTGATGCCCAGAAGCTTCTGCCAGAATACCGCCAGGTCAAAGCCATTGATTGGTTATTAACGGGATTTCTGCTCATGGGTGGCTTACTGTTTCTGGGCCTATTCAGGTTTGGTCAACACGATCGGGCCATTTTATACTTTGCTCTGTTTGCGTTTTGTTACAGTTACCGCATTGTCGGTACGGATTTGTACGAAATCCATGATTTATTTCCGAATGGATCCTGGAGCTTTATGCTTCATCTGGAGTACTTGTCGCTGTTTCTGGGTATCGCCTTTTTTACGCAGTACACCCAGGCTCTCTACCCGCTCGATACGCATCGGGTCATTATCCGGGGCATGACCGGGATTTGTTTGTTGTTTGTTCTCATTACCCTGCTGAGTTCACCCCTGATCTTCACCCAACTCATCAATCCCTTTCTGGTTTTGATGTTTCTCTACATTGCCTATGCCTTTTACGTGTATTCACAAGCGGCCCGGCATCGGCGTTTAGGAGCTTATTATGCCCTGATGAGCACTGGCGTATTGATGATCGTATTTACCGTTATCAACCTGCGGTATTTTGGGCTGACTACCCCTGAGAAACAACTGCTGTTTGTAGGCTATCTCTGTTTCTTTTTGCTGCAATCGCTCATTCTTTCCTTTCGCTTCGCCTTTACATTGAAACAAGCTCGGCTTCAGGCGGAGGAAGGCTTACGGGTGAAGAGTGATTTCCTCAGTACCATGAGTCACGAAATCCGGACGCCGCTGAATTCCATCATTGGTATGACGCACCTGCTACTGGGCGAACGTCCCCGCACCGATCAGCAGCAGCATCTGGATGTGATGCTTTTTTCGGCGAATAATCTGCTCAACATCATCAACGATATCCTGGATTTTAATAAAATTGAGGCGGGAAAAATTGTTTTCGAAGCCATCCCCTTTGATCCGGTGCAGATGGCCCGAAACATCGTAGCCAGTTATCGGCCTTATGCGGCAGAAAAGCAGCTGGAATTAAAAGTTGAAGCAGATGCAGCCCTACAAACGCTCGTTGTAGGGGATCCCACCCGTACCTCGCAGGTGCTTACCAATTTGGTGCACAATGCCCTTAAATTTACTGAAAGCGGCTGGGTAGGACTTGGCATTCGCGTACTTGAACAATCGGATACGGAAATCTGGCTGGAATTTTCGATAGAAGATACGGGGATTGGCATAGACACTGAAAAACAGCAGCTCATTTTTGAACGCTTTACCCAGGCCGACTCCTCCATGACGCGTAGCTTTGGCGGTACTGGCTTGGGGCTGGCCATTTGTAAACATCTACTCGAATTGCAGGGCGTGCCCCTGCAATTGAGCAGTACGCCAGGCCATGGCTCCCGTTTTTACTTTCGTCAACGCTTCGCTAAAGCTGACAAACCCCTCGAAACTAGTCCAGTGGCTGTCGTGGACGAACATCCCTTACGAGGGCTAAAAATCCTGCTGGTTGATGATCAGCCCATGAATATTCTTGCGGCTCGTGGCATTTTGAAACGCTGGGGAGCTGAAGTCGTGACGGCGACCCAGGGAGAAGAAGCTTTACAAAAAGTCAAAACGGAGCAACCAATGCTGATTCTCATGGACCTGCAAATGCCCATCATGGATGGTTACGAAGCCAGCCGACAGTTACGGCAAGGCGGCTATACGCTCCCCATTATTGCTCTGACGGCTAACCTGATTCCCGAGATTTCGGAAAAAGTGAAAGCTTCGGGACTGAACGACATCGTCCTGAAACCCTTCAAACCCGAAGAATTACTACGGGTTATTCTTGATCATACGGCTTCGGTGGTACGATAA
- a CDS encoding bifunctional adenosylcobinamide kinase/adenosylcobinamide-phosphate guanylyltransferase — MIIYISGGARSGKSRYAQERALALSESPVYVATAKIWDEDFAGRVNRHRRERGPEWTTFEAEKDLATLPLPGRVVVIDCVTLWLTNLFMAHENDLDRTLAAFQAEVDALVETPATLLIISNEIGMGLHADTPLGRQFTDLQGWANQYVARQAEEAIFMVSGLPLRLK; from the coding sequence ATGATCATTTACATCTCGGGTGGAGCCCGGAGCGGCAAAAGTCGCTACGCTCAGGAGCGGGCTCTCGCTCTTTCGGAGTCGCCGGTGTACGTGGCTACGGCGAAAATCTGGGACGAAGATTTCGCCGGACGGGTGAATCGGCACCGGCGGGAACGCGGTCCGGAATGGACGACGTTTGAAGCCGAAAAAGATCTGGCTACCCTTCCCTTACCCGGTCGGGTCGTCGTCATCGACTGCGTCACGCTCTGGCTCACCAACCTATTTATGGCTCACGAAAACGATCTGGACCGGACACTGGCAGCGTTTCAGGCCGAGGTGGATGCTTTGGTAGAGACTCCGGCTACGTTACTGATTATTTCCAACGAAATTGGCATGGGCCTCCACGCCGATACGCCGCTTGGACGGCAGTTCACGGATTTGCAGGGCTGGGCGAATCAATACGTGGCCCGTCAGGCGGAGGAAGCAATTTTTATGGTATCCGGCTTACCCCTGCGGCTGAAGTAA
- a CDS encoding ABC transporter ATP-binding protein, with protein MSQPLLTTHDLRIGYPTKSVAGPLNLSLQPGQLVGLLGPNGAGKSTLMRTLSGLQAALSGEIHLNGQVLASLAPTDLARKLSLVLTERVESGHLRVRELVALGRTPYTNWLGSLTAEDQRKVDWALELTGTTAFADRRISQLSDGERQKVMLARALAQDTDLILLDEPTAHLDLPSRVELMRLLHELARQTGKAILLSTHELDLALQAADQLWLMGTNGRFAQGVPEDLVLNGAFERAFTATGFVFDRLTGTFQLYPSPTGPAVQLTGEAGSLFWTRRALWREGYRTEPGAALSVEVQSDRWLIDGAVAVTSIQALLEELSKRLKGR; from the coding sequence ATGAGCCAGCCGCTACTAACGACCCATGACCTGCGGATTGGTTACCCAACGAAATCCGTTGCTGGGCCTCTCAATCTGAGCTTGCAGCCGGGTCAGTTGGTCGGTTTGCTGGGTCCCAACGGAGCGGGCAAATCGACGTTGATGCGAACCCTTTCGGGTTTACAGGCGGCCTTAAGTGGCGAAATTCACCTGAACGGGCAGGTACTAGCCAGCCTCGCTCCTACTGATCTGGCCCGAAAACTCAGTCTGGTCCTGACCGAACGCGTCGAATCCGGACACCTACGGGTTCGCGAACTGGTAGCTCTGGGCCGCACGCCGTACACCAATTGGTTGGGCAGTCTGACTGCGGAAGATCAGCGTAAGGTGGACTGGGCCTTGGAATTGACGGGAACCACGGCCTTTGCCGATCGACGCATCTCCCAGCTTAGCGATGGCGAACGGCAGAAGGTCATGCTCGCCCGGGCACTGGCTCAGGATACCGATCTGATTTTGCTGGATGAACCCACCGCTCACCTGGATTTACCGAGTCGGGTGGAGTTGATGCGACTGCTACACGAGCTGGCCCGGCAAACGGGAAAGGCCATTCTGCTTTCCACGCACGAACTGGATCTGGCCCTGCAGGCCGCCGACCAGTTATGGCTCATGGGAACCAACGGCCGTTTTGCTCAGGGTGTCCCCGAAGATTTGGTTCTCAACGGTGCGTTTGAGAGGGCCTTTACGGCTACTGGTTTTGTGTTTGATCGTCTTACGGGGACTTTCCAGCTGTACCCCTCCCCTACGGGCCCTGCCGTACAACTGACGGGCGAAGCCGGTTCGTTGTTCTGGACCCGGCGGGCCTTGTGGCGGGAAGGCTACCGCACGGAGCCTGGGGCTGCCCTTTCCGTGGAGGTACAGTCCGATCGCTGGCTGATTGATGGAGCCGTTGCGGTCACTTCCATCCAGGCATTACTTGAAGAACTTTCCAAACGGCTCAAGGGCCGATAA
- a CDS encoding ABC transporter substrate-binding protein, which produces MMHPLFTFPQKCMRQWASLLVVAAFTLGLLSQCSSTSSVAEQGEAAVKHDYFPEKVQIKHAKGFRITYRSHYKVVQIMSPFEKSTDTATYVLLQRGTPRPKGYENSQLIEIPLRSLVAMSSMHIGLVSFLDAEAILVGLGDLKYVSSEKVIARINEKKITQVGKDQTLNEETLVAMHPDLVMAVGQPNARMDRYQTLNAAGVPVLINSEWVETTPLGRAEWVKLLAALLNQEEQVNQRFAAVEKEYNRLKSLTRSVKTRPSIITGTSYKDSWFVPNGNSYMAQFFRDAGATYHWNATRATGSLPLNFEAVYPIGLQADYWLNVGISGRDTKKDILARDARYGDFKAFKTGQLYNYSKRTNARGSNDYWESGAVHPERVLGDLIKILHPELLPDYELYYYKQLQ; this is translated from the coding sequence ATGATGCATCCTTTGTTTACTTTTCCGCAGAAATGTATGCGGCAATGGGCTTCACTGTTGGTAGTGGCAGCCTTCACGCTGGGTTTACTGAGCCAGTGTAGTTCCACCTCTTCCGTTGCTGAACAGGGCGAAGCGGCCGTTAAACACGACTACTTTCCCGAGAAAGTCCAGATCAAACACGCCAAAGGTTTTCGGATTACCTACCGCTCGCATTATAAAGTGGTACAGATTATGAGTCCCTTTGAAAAGAGCACGGATACGGCGACCTACGTTCTCCTGCAACGCGGTACGCCCCGCCCGAAAGGGTACGAGAATAGTCAGCTCATTGAGATTCCTCTGCGTTCGCTGGTGGCAATGTCGTCCATGCATATTGGACTGGTTAGTTTTCTTGACGCCGAAGCTATTCTGGTAGGACTGGGCGATCTCAAGTACGTATCTTCCGAAAAAGTCATTGCTCGTATCAACGAAAAGAAAATTACGCAGGTGGGCAAAGATCAGACGCTCAACGAAGAAACGCTGGTCGCCATGCACCCCGATCTGGTAATGGCCGTGGGGCAACCCAATGCCCGCATGGATCGCTACCAGACGCTCAATGCCGCCGGAGTACCTGTACTGATCAACTCCGAGTGGGTCGAAACGACACCGCTGGGCCGGGCCGAATGGGTGAAGCTGCTGGCGGCGTTACTTAATCAGGAAGAACAGGTGAATCAGCGATTTGCCGCCGTAGAAAAGGAATACAATCGACTCAAATCCCTGACCCGTTCGGTCAAAACACGGCCCAGTATCATCACCGGTACCAGCTATAAAGATTCCTGGTTTGTACCCAATGGCAATAGTTACATGGCTCAGTTTTTCCGCGATGCCGGAGCTACTTACCACTGGAATGCCACCCGGGCCACGGGCAGTTTGCCGCTTAACTTCGAGGCCGTGTATCCCATTGGACTACAGGCCGATTACTGGTTGAATGTAGGCATCAGCGGACGAGATACGAAAAAAGACATCCTGGCCCGAGACGCCCGTTACGGAGATTTTAAAGCCTTCAAAACCGGCCAGTTGTATAACTACAGCAAGCGAACCAACGCCCGGGGATCAAACGATTACTGGGAATCGGGAGCTGTTCATCCGGAGCGGGTACTGGGCGATCTGATTAAAATTCTGCATCCCGAACTCCTGCCCGATTACGAACTGTATTATTACAAACAACTCCAATGA
- a CDS encoding iron ABC transporter permease yields MTPRLRLVLGLLLAATVVGFLVNLTLGSVAIPLREVVRIVLHHESEQTAWLFIVEKIRIPKACTAVLVGWGLSVSGLQMQTLFRNPLAGPSELGITAGAGLGVAAVMLGSGSVTSLYAIRQLGLSGSWLIVGMASLGSALVLGLVLLIAGRLRDHVVLLLVGVMVGTITFSVISIWQYFSQPEQIQEYLLWTFGSLGGVLGSHLYVLSGVVLLGLVLAFASSKALNALLLGEAYARSMGLTVRRARTLIIASTSLLTGSITAFCGPIGFIGIAVPHLTRSLLGTSNHRILIPANGLIGSLLMLLCDSIAQLPGTQSILPINVVTSLLGAPVVIWMLVSRHKSVFV; encoded by the coding sequence ATGACACCACGCCTGCGACTCGTGCTGGGTTTACTCCTGGCAGCAACGGTAGTTGGTTTTCTGGTGAACCTTACCCTGGGTTCCGTAGCCATTCCGCTTCGAGAAGTGGTACGTATCGTACTTCACCATGAATCCGAACAGACGGCTTGGCTATTTATCGTTGAAAAAATTCGTATTCCCAAGGCCTGTACCGCCGTGCTGGTCGGCTGGGGATTATCCGTGAGTGGGCTGCAAATGCAAACGCTTTTTCGCAATCCGCTGGCTGGCCCCTCCGAACTGGGTATTACCGCCGGGGCGGGTCTGGGCGTGGCGGCGGTGATGCTGGGTAGTGGGAGCGTTACCAGTCTATACGCCATCCGACAACTGGGGCTTTCCGGGAGCTGGCTAATTGTGGGCATGGCTTCGCTGGGTTCTGCTCTGGTACTGGGACTGGTCCTGCTCATTGCCGGACGACTCCGCGACCATGTGGTTCTGTTGCTGGTCGGGGTAATGGTCGGCACGATTACCTTTTCCGTCATTAGTATCTGGCAGTATTTCAGTCAGCCCGAACAGATTCAGGAATATTTACTCTGGACCTTTGGTTCGCTGGGTGGCGTACTCGGGTCACACCTGTACGTGCTCTCCGGCGTGGTCCTGCTGGGACTGGTTCTAGCCTTTGCCTCTTCCAAAGCACTAAATGCTTTACTGCTGGGAGAGGCCTACGCCCGTAGTATGGGGCTGACCGTTCGGCGGGCCCGCACCCTGATTATTGCCAGTACAAGTCTGCTTACGGGCAGTATCACCGCGTTTTGCGGTCCGATTGGGTTCATTGGCATTGCCGTACCGCACCTGACCCGTTCGTTGCTGGGCACCTCTAATCACCGCATTCTCATTCCGGCGAATGGCCTCATAGGTAGTCTGTTGATGTTATTATGCGACAGCATTGCCCAGCTTCCCGGTACGCAATCGATCTTACCCATCAATGTAGTGACGTCCTTACTGGGGGCTCCGGTGGTGATCTGGATGCTTGTCAGTCGTCATAAATCCGTTTTTGTATGA
- a CDS encoding nitroreductase family protein, whose protein sequence is MTLSLEVLNEVIRSRRSIFPPSYTDEEISVKDLEMILENANFAPTHRLTEPWRFTIFRGNGLTKLADFLGETYRSQTTPENFSEAKYEGTRSKALKSAAVIAIVMEVHPEKVPEWEELAAVACAVQNIWLTITAMGLGGYWSTPGNLAALGTFLNLPENQKCVGLFYLGHHAAPSKPAVRKPIMDKLTWIED, encoded by the coding sequence ATGACTCTTTCCCTAGAAGTATTGAACGAAGTGATCCGTTCGCGTCGCAGTATTTTCCCGCCCAGCTATACCGATGAGGAAATTTCGGTGAAGGATCTGGAGATGATTCTGGAGAACGCCAATTTCGCTCCCACGCACCGACTAACCGAACCCTGGCGTTTTACGATTTTCCGGGGAAATGGTTTAACCAAACTCGCTGATTTTCTGGGCGAAACGTACCGTTCGCAAACAACCCCCGAAAATTTTTCGGAAGCCAAATACGAAGGTACGCGTTCGAAAGCCCTCAAATCGGCTGCTGTCATCGCCATTGTGATGGAAGTACACCCCGAAAAAGTACCCGAGTGGGAAGAATTGGCCGCCGTAGCCTGTGCGGTGCAGAATATATGGTTAACCATAACGGCGATGGGGTTAGGCGGCTATTGGAGCACGCCGGGTAATCTGGCCGCCCTGGGAACCTTCCTGAATCTACCGGAAAATCAGAAGTGCGTCGGTCTCTTTTACCTGGGCCACCATGCCGCCCCGAGCAAACCAGCCGTCCGTAAACCGATTATGGATAAGCTGACCTGGATTGAAGATTAA
- a CDS encoding AAA family ATPase: MQRIIISGGPGAGKSTLLEALQDRGYSTSAEVSRLLIQEQVQLDSKRVPWNDLSGFAGLALERMQRAYQQAQGPLTFFDRGIPDILAYLRVGNIPVEPEWIQVARQYPYAPWVLMAPPWKEIYVNDAERWQTFAEATRLYETLSEVYQSLGYQLIVLPQVSVAERVAFVESILEKGSLPDFIPESGFCQSGKLRVSDPTISS, encoded by the coding sequence ATGCAGCGAATCATCATCTCAGGAGGACCCGGAGCCGGTAAGAGTACCTTACTTGAAGCATTACAGGACCGGGGGTATTCTACTTCAGCCGAAGTATCGCGACTCCTGATTCAGGAACAGGTACAGCTGGATTCCAAGCGGGTTCCCTGGAACGATCTGAGCGGTTTTGCCGGGCTGGCTTTGGAACGAATGCAAAGGGCCTATCAACAAGCTCAGGGACCGCTGACGTTTTTCGACCGGGGCATTCCTGATATTCTGGCGTATCTACGGGTGGGCAACATTCCGGTGGAACCAGAGTGGATACAGGTGGCCCGCCAATACCCTTACGCTCCCTGGGTGCTGATGGCTCCGCCCTGGAAAGAAATTTACGTCAACGACGCCGAACGCTGGCAGACCTTTGCCGAAGCCACACGGCTGTACGAAACTCTATCGGAGGTGTATCAGTCGCTGGGCTATCAGCTGATCGTACTTCCCCAGGTTTCTGTGGCTGAACGCGTGGCTTTTGTGGAAAGTATACTGGAAAAAGGATCGCTACCTGATTTTATCCCGGAGTCCGGTTTTTGTCAATCAGGCAAGCTTCGTGTTAGTGACCCGACAATTTCTTCGTAG